The following coding sequences lie in one Megalodesulfovibrio gigas DSM 1382 = ATCC 19364 genomic window:
- a CDS encoding rod shape-determining protein gives MAKFFNHLLGVFSNDLAIDLGTANTCVYVKGKGIVLREPSVVAVKEDSRGVKKVLAVGNEAKRMLGRTPGNIVAIRPMKDGVIANFEITEAMLRHFISKVHNSRRLVRPRIIICVPTGITQVEKRAVKESAESAGAREVYLIEEPMAAAIGANLPIEDPTSNMVVDIGGGTTEVAVISLSGIVYSRSVRVGGDKMDEAIMTHVKRKYNMLIGESTAESIKINIASAYPLEQEIEMEVKGRDLVSGIPQNIVITSEEIRKAISEQVDAIVQAVRIALEQTPPELAADIVDRGIMLTGGGALLKGLDQLLREETSLPITVVDDPLSTVVLGSGKALDNLDILKEVTVD, from the coding sequence ATGGCCAAGTTTTTCAATCATTTGTTGGGTGTTTTTTCAAACGACCTCGCCATCGACCTGGGCACCGCAAACACCTGCGTGTATGTGAAGGGCAAGGGCATTGTGCTACGCGAGCCGAGCGTGGTGGCCGTGAAGGAAGATTCCCGCGGCGTAAAGAAGGTTTTGGCCGTGGGCAACGAGGCCAAGCGCATGCTCGGGCGCACGCCTGGCAACATCGTGGCCATTCGGCCCATGAAGGATGGCGTCATCGCCAACTTTGAAATCACCGAGGCCATGCTGCGCCACTTCATCTCCAAGGTGCACAACTCCCGCCGGCTGGTGCGGCCGCGCATCATCATCTGCGTGCCCACAGGCATCACCCAGGTGGAAAAGCGTGCCGTGAAGGAAAGCGCAGAGAGCGCCGGGGCGCGGGAAGTGTATCTCATCGAGGAACCCATGGCCGCGGCCATCGGGGCCAATCTGCCCATTGAGGACCCCACCTCGAACATGGTGGTGGATATCGGCGGCGGCACCACGGAGGTGGCGGTCATCTCCCTGTCCGGCATCGTGTACAGCCGCAGCGTGCGGGTGGGCGGGGACAAGATGGATGAAGCCATCATGACCCACGTCAAACGCAAGTACAACATGCTCATCGGCGAGAGCACGGCGGAATCCATCAAGATCAACATCGCTTCGGCCTATCCCCTGGAGCAGGAGATCGAGATGGAGGTCAAAGGGCGCGACCTCGTTTCCGGCATTCCGCAGAACATCGTCATCACCTCCGAGGAAATCCGCAAGGCCATCAGCGAGCAGGTGGACGCCATCGTGCAGGCCGTGCGTATTGCCCTGGAGCAGACCCCCCCGGAACTGGCGGCGGACATTGTGGACCGCGGCATCATGCTCACCGGCGGCGGCGCGCTGCTCAAGGGGCTGGACCAGTTGCTGCGCGAGGAGACGTCCCTGCCCATCACCGTGGTGGACGACCCGCTTTCCACGGTGGTGCTCGGGTCCGGCAAGGCGCTGGACAATCTGGATATTTTGAAAGAGGTGACGGTCGATTAA
- a CDS encoding methylated-DNA--[protein]-cysteine S-methyltransferase: MFQDVLTVGPLALILRWEPQPQDTVLLAGIDLRWSHGPEVAAAAAQDFTTFPFREDFRARLERHLRGEDPDWTRLPASLALDMRPLPDFSRTVLETLWHGVGFGQTVTYGQLARMAGRPGTARAVGRVMASNRWPLVIPCHRVLGSTGALTGFSGGGVEMKQLLLEKEALRGS; encoded by the coding sequence ATGTTTCAGGATGTACTGACAGTCGGGCCGCTGGCCCTGATTCTTCGCTGGGAGCCGCAGCCGCAGGACACCGTGCTGCTGGCCGGCATCGACCTGCGCTGGAGTCATGGCCCGGAGGTCGCCGCAGCCGCAGCCCAGGACTTCACGACCTTTCCCTTTCGGGAAGACTTCCGCGCCCGGCTGGAGCGCCACCTGCGCGGCGAGGATCCTGACTGGACCCGCCTGCCGGCATCCCTGGCGCTGGACATGCGCCCCCTGCCCGACTTTTCCCGCACCGTGCTGGAGACCCTCTGGCATGGTGTGGGGTTCGGGCAGACGGTGACCTACGGCCAGTTGGCCCGCATGGCCGGCCGCCCCGGCACAGCCCGGGCCGTGGGCCGGGTGATGGCCTCCAATCGCTGGCCGCTGGTCATCCCCTGCCACCGGGTGCTGGGCAGCACCGGCGCGCTGACGGGCTTCTCCGGCGGCGGGGTGGAGATGAAGCAATTGTTGCTGGAGAAAGAGGCCCTGCGGGGGAGCTAG
- a CDS encoding TIGR01212 family radical SAM protein (This family includes YhcC from E. coli K-12, an uncharacterized radical SAM protein.) — protein sequence MHTALPVPYLAFAPWLRRRHGRPIRKIPLDAGGTCPNRVPHANTGGCRYCNARGAGTGLHHQGLSLTQQWQHWLARYARRSPNALFLAYLQSFSNTYRPPRELAIILEEIRQFKDLAAIALGTRPDCLDDEKLDMLAAARHPLDAGPGSGPILDVWLELGLQSASNATLLRINRGHDVETLERAVHAAHARGLLLCLHVMHGLPGETAEDFFCTIDCVNALPVQAVKFHNTLVLDGSALALDWQTGAYSPPARAETVAALAEGLARLRPDIVIQRLTADAWPGELLAPAWAADKSALRTDIIQNMVDCGWTQGFLYRPPPHHDGCDMATFHPGGSHTK from the coding sequence ATGCATACTGCGCTGCCCGTCCCATATCTCGCCTTCGCCCCCTGGCTGCGCCGCCGCCATGGCAGGCCGATTCGAAAAATTCCCTTGGATGCCGGAGGCACCTGCCCCAATCGCGTCCCGCACGCCAACACCGGCGGCTGCCGGTATTGCAACGCGCGCGGCGCGGGCACCGGCTTGCACCACCAGGGCCTCAGCCTGACGCAACAATGGCAGCACTGGCTGGCACGGTATGCGCGCCGCTCCCCGAATGCATTGTTTCTAGCCTATCTTCAATCCTTTTCCAACACCTACCGCCCCCCTCGGGAACTTGCCATAATACTGGAAGAAATTAGACAATTCAAGGACCTTGCCGCCATTGCCCTGGGTACCAGGCCCGATTGTCTGGATGATGAAAAGTTGGACATGCTTGCCGCCGCCCGTCATCCCCTCGATGCTGGCCCTGGATCTGGCCCTATTCTGGATGTCTGGCTGGAACTGGGCTTGCAATCCGCCAGCAACGCCACCCTGCTGCGCATCAACCGCGGACACGACGTGGAGACCCTGGAACGCGCCGTGCACGCTGCCCACGCCCGGGGGCTGCTGCTCTGCCTGCACGTGATGCACGGCCTGCCCGGCGAGACCGCCGAGGATTTCTTCTGCACCATCGACTGCGTGAACGCCCTGCCCGTCCAGGCGGTCAAGTTTCATAACACGCTGGTGTTGGACGGCAGCGCCCTTGCCCTGGACTGGCAAACCGGTGCATATTCCCCGCCTGCGCGGGCGGAGACGGTGGCGGCCCTGGCCGAAGGACTGGCCCGGCTGCGTCCTGATATTGTTATCCAGCGGCTCACGGCCGACGCCTGGCCCGGCGAACTGCTGGCCCCGGCCTGGGCCGCGGACAAGTCCGCCTTGCGAACGGATATCATCCAGAATATGGTTGACTGTGGCTGGACACAAGGCTTCTTGTATCGACCGCCCCCGCATCACGACGGGTGCGACATGGCGACGTTCCATCCTGGGGGATCACACACAAAGTAG
- the mreC gene encoding rod shape-determining protein MreC yields MTTAWRRYVYLVGLSEENEVLKKEVHALSLELMTLREDAAESARLRTLLSFKPPPGWQPLGARVVAQRLGPHSALETLLVDQGGLDGVRENTPAITPQGVAGRVLRVSPSASTVLLLVDANSKIAVMGQESRAAGILEGRGVDQFMELSYVPLTSEVKEGERLVTSGLAGIFPKGVPVAEVVSVSRSDISLFQKVLARPYVDVTTLEELLLLMPDPDGLGTLPELSPTDTDENALENALIEALRAVNATNATIVPAKAVKGAKGAKPAAARNTTTENAAENTAAQ; encoded by the coding sequence GTGACCACCGCGTGGCGCCGGTACGTGTATCTGGTGGGGTTGTCCGAGGAAAACGAAGTCCTGAAAAAGGAAGTGCATGCGCTTTCCCTGGAGCTCATGACCTTGCGCGAGGATGCGGCGGAGTCTGCCCGGCTTCGCACGCTGCTGTCCTTCAAGCCGCCGCCTGGCTGGCAGCCCCTGGGTGCGCGGGTGGTGGCCCAGCGGCTGGGGCCGCATTCCGCCCTGGAAACGTTGTTGGTGGATCAGGGCGGTCTGGACGGCGTGCGCGAGAACACCCCGGCCATCACTCCCCAGGGCGTGGCCGGGCGTGTGCTGCGCGTCTCCCCTTCGGCGTCCACGGTGTTGCTGCTGGTGGATGCGAATTCGAAAATCGCGGTCATGGGGCAGGAAAGCCGCGCGGCGGGCATCCTGGAGGGCCGGGGCGTGGATCAATTCATGGAGTTGAGCTACGTGCCGCTGACCTCGGAGGTCAAGGAAGGCGAGCGGCTGGTGACGTCCGGTCTGGCCGGCATCTTCCCCAAGGGGGTGCCTGTGGCCGAAGTGGTGAGCGTGAGCCGGTCGGACATCTCCCTGTTCCAGAAGGTGCTGGCGCGCCCGTATGTGGACGTGACCACGCTGGAGGAGTTGTTGCTGCTCATGCCGGATCCGGACGGGCTGGGGACGCTGCCGGAATTGAGTCCGACGGATACGGATGAGAATGCATTGGAAAATGCCCTCATCGAGGCCTTGCGCGCCGTCAACGCCACCAACGCCACCATTGTGCCGGCCAAGGCAGTCAAGGGCGCCAAGGGCGCCAAACCCGCGGCTGCACGCAACACCACCACGGAGAACGCCGCAGAAAATACCGCGGCCCAGTAG
- a CDS encoding methyl-accepting chemotaxis protein, with translation MHNRIRLILLGFIIYVVGAGGYGASSYLTLKDRSMAEVDRRLLAGAHAVAAILDGNALHAALPETLPEGEYQTRCDLLSRYANPSGLKYIYGMVRRGGDIFFTFSSLTEEEKAKDIYGEFMDLYEEATEEIARAFTAREPVFLEYSDQWGTFRSVFVPMRADNGEVWVAAADIPLDEVQALLRQDAWHSGLRFLGLLLLLLPLGWALRKGVKDERLFLQQEIDTATRSIGTLNAELEQKMHEAEHSADLARQAMEQANAARDDALEARTQGMREAATRVEAVAKDLLCTMQEVRRCTDTALRDARAQLQRIGQTVAVMQHMREAAHDVADKAGQASQAASKSQHTAVDGSQTVRKVVESIGAVHRRSSALRDGMAALGQSAQDIGRILSTINDIADQTNLLALNAAIEAARAGDAGRGFAVVADEVRKLAEKTTVATREVETLARGMSDSTRASMQEVEHAVTGLDDVVSMAHGAGGTLESLQALARDAFAQIAAIDEATKEQTGTAAQVEQSLDEVGQRSDATARAMEESDQALQRLDAQIHSLREVVRNLAQSKQTNDSDDACADAFRTA, from the coding sequence ATGCACAACAGAATCCGACTCATCCTCTTGGGGTTCATCATCTATGTTGTCGGCGCCGGGGGGTATGGCGCTTCTTCATACCTGACGCTCAAGGATCGCAGCATGGCCGAGGTGGACCGCCGCCTGCTGGCCGGCGCGCACGCCGTGGCAGCCATCCTGGACGGCAACGCCCTGCACGCCGCCCTGCCAGAGACGTTGCCTGAAGGCGAATACCAGACCCGCTGCGACCTGCTGAGTCGCTATGCCAACCCGTCGGGCCTGAAATATATTTATGGCATGGTCCGCCGGGGGGGGGACATCTTTTTCACCTTCAGCAGCCTCACAGAGGAAGAAAAGGCCAAAGATATTTACGGCGAATTCATGGACCTCTATGAAGAAGCCACCGAGGAAATCGCGCGGGCCTTCACCGCCCGTGAACCCGTTTTTCTGGAATATTCCGACCAGTGGGGCACCTTCCGCTCCGTGTTCGTCCCCATGCGGGCCGACAATGGCGAGGTCTGGGTCGCCGCCGCAGACATCCCCCTGGACGAGGTGCAGGCCCTGCTGCGTCAGGATGCCTGGCATTCCGGCCTGCGCTTTCTGGGATTGCTTCTCCTGCTGCTGCCCCTGGGCTGGGCGCTGCGCAAGGGCGTGAAGGACGAGCGGCTGTTCCTGCAGCAGGAAATCGACACGGCCACCCGCTCCATCGGCACCCTCAATGCCGAGCTTGAGCAAAAGATGCACGAGGCTGAGCACAGCGCCGACCTGGCGCGCCAGGCCATGGAGCAAGCCAACGCCGCACGGGATGACGCGTTGGAGGCTCGCACCCAGGGCATGCGCGAGGCCGCCACACGCGTGGAGGCCGTGGCAAAAGACCTGCTGTGCACCATGCAGGAGGTGCGCCGCTGCACCGACACCGCCCTGCGCGACGCCCGCGCCCAGTTGCAGCGCATCGGCCAGACCGTGGCCGTCATGCAGCACATGCGCGAGGCGGCGCATGATGTGGCGGACAAGGCCGGCCAGGCCTCTCAGGCCGCCTCCAAGTCCCAGCACACGGCCGTGGACGGCAGCCAGACCGTGCGCAAGGTGGTGGAGTCCATCGGCGCGGTGCATCGTCGCTCCTCGGCCCTGCGCGACGGCATGGCCGCCCTGGGGCAAAGCGCTCAGGACATCGGCCGCATCCTGTCCACCATCAACGACATTGCCGACCAGACCAACCTGCTGGCCCTGAATGCCGCCATCGAGGCTGCCCGCGCCGGAGACGCCGGCCGCGGCTTTGCCGTGGTGGCGGACGAGGTGCGCAAGCTGGCGGAGAAAACCACCGTTGCCACCCGCGAAGTGGAGACCCTGGCGCGCGGCATGTCCGATTCCACCCGCGCCAGCATGCAGGAAGTGGAGCACGCCGTCACCGGACTTGATGACGTGGTGAGCATGGCGCACGGTGCCGGAGGCACTCTGGAATCCCTGCAGGCCCTGGCCAGGGACGCCTTTGCCCAGATTGCCGCCATTGACGAGGCGACCAAGGAACAGACCGGCACGGCCGCGCAAGTCGAGCAATCCCTGGACGAGGTGGGGCAACGGTCCGACGCCACGGCCCGGGCCATGGAGGAAAGCGATCAGGCCCTGCAGCGGCTGGACGCCCAGATCCACAGCCTGCGGGAGGTTGTCCGCAATCTGGCCCAATCCAAACAAACGAACGATTCGGATGACGCCTGCGCCGACGCTTTCCGCACCGCATGA
- the sppA gene encoding signal peptide peptidase SppA, which yields MLRTVIRLTAMTILLVGVVFAVSACKGGKDLDGEPRYGVVLLRGPITDARKYVEWMAELREDDDVAGVLVRIDSPGGVVGPSQELYRAMVRLAEVKPVAVSMGAVCASGGYYMACPGTRLFANAGTLTGSIGVRMELTNLMELMETLGVRHTSITSGKFKDSPSPFRNMTAEERAYIETIVLDLHAQFTEDILAVRDMDNATLQQIADGRILTGRQALAVGAIDALGGQEEAQEWLEKATGKGELPLDEGPKDKRNWYEKLAEAVADVLPLAGMTHLAGPRWQAEYR from the coding sequence ATGCTGCGCACCGTGATAAGATTGACGGCGATGACGATCCTCCTGGTGGGGGTCGTCTTCGCCGTTTCCGCATGCAAGGGCGGCAAGGATCTGGACGGCGAGCCGCGCTACGGCGTGGTGCTCCTGCGCGGCCCAATCACCGACGCCCGCAAGTACGTGGAGTGGATGGCCGAACTGCGCGAGGACGATGACGTGGCCGGCGTGCTGGTGCGCATCGATTCCCCCGGCGGCGTGGTCGGCCCCTCCCAGGAGCTGTACCGTGCCATGGTCCGGCTGGCGGAGGTGAAGCCGGTGGCGGTGTCCATGGGCGCAGTCTGCGCCTCTGGCGGGTATTACATGGCCTGCCCGGGCACGCGGCTGTTTGCCAATGCCGGCACCCTCACGGGCAGCATCGGCGTGCGCATGGAGCTGACCAACCTCATGGAGCTGATGGAAACCCTTGGCGTGCGCCACACCTCCATCACCAGTGGCAAGTTCAAGGACAGCCCCTCGCCCTTCCGCAACATGACCGCCGAGGAACGGGCGTATATCGAAACCATCGTCCTGGACCTGCACGCCCAGTTCACTGAAGACATCCTGGCCGTGCGCGACATGGACAACGCCACGCTGCAGCAGATTGCCGACGGCCGCATCCTCACCGGCCGCCAGGCCCTGGCCGTGGGCGCCATCGACGCCCTGGGCGGCCAGGAAGAGGCCCAGGAGTGGCTGGAAAAGGCCACCGGCAAGGGCGAACTGCCCCTGGACGAAGGCCCCAAGGACAAGCGCAACTGGTACGAAAAGCTTGCGGAAGCCGTTGCGGATGTGCTGCCGCTTGCGGGCATGACGCACCTCGCCGGCCCGCGCTGGCAGGCGGAGTACCGGTAG